A single window of Alphaproteobacteria bacterium DNA harbors:
- a CDS encoding DNA polymerase III subunit chi has product MTEIRFYHLTRRTLNEVLPVMLERTVVRDGRRAVVIAGSPERVEDLNAHLWTYNDRVFLPHGSKADGHGALQPVWLTDQDENPNDARVLFLADGAQSADPGSFDLVCELFDGRDEAIVSAARARWQLYKDAGHDLTYWQQTERGGWEQKATG; this is encoded by the coding sequence GTGACGGAAATTCGGTTCTATCATCTGACGCGCCGCACTCTGAACGAGGTGCTGCCGGTCATGCTTGAGCGGACTGTTGTTCGTGATGGGCGGCGCGCCGTCGTGATCGCGGGCTCGCCCGAGCGGGTCGAAGACCTGAACGCGCATCTGTGGACCTACAATGACCGTGTCTTCCTGCCCCATGGGAGCAAGGCCGACGGGCATGGTGCATTGCAGCCGGTGTGGCTGACCGACCAGGATGAAAACCCCAATGACGCGCGGGTCTTGTTTCTGGCCGACGGCGCGCAGTCGGCCGACCCCGGAAGCTTCGATCTCGTTTGCGAGCTGTTCGACGGGCGTGACGAAGCCATCGTGAGTGCGGCGAGGGCGCGCTGGCAGTTGTACAAAGATGCGGGGCACGATCTGACTTACTGGCAGCAAACCGAACGTGGCGGCTGGGAGCAGAAGGCGACCGGTTAG
- the ndk gene encoding nucleoside-diphosphate kinase, with amino-acid sequence MALERTFSIIKPDATKRNITGKIIAKFEDAGLRVVAQRRIHLSREQAEAFYGVHRERPFFNDLVAFMTSGPVVVQVLEGEDAIARNREIMGATNPADAADGTIRKEFAESIEANSVHGSDAPETAAEEIAFFFDENEIVG; translated from the coding sequence ATGGCCCTCGAGCGCACGTTCTCGATCATCAAACCCGACGCAACGAAGCGGAACATCACCGGCAAGATCATTGCCAAGTTCGAGGACGCCGGATTGCGTGTTGTGGCGCAACGCCGCATTCACCTCAGTCGCGAGCAGGCCGAAGCCTTCTACGGGGTCCATCGCGAACGCCCGTTCTTCAATGACCTGGTCGCGTTCATGACGTCCGGGCCGGTGGTTGTGCAGGTTCTGGAAGGTGAGGACGCCATCGCGCGAAATCGCGAGATCATGGGAGCAACCAATCCCGCCGATGCGGCAGACGGCACGATCCGCAAGGAATTCGCGGAATCGATCGAAGCAAATTCCGTGCATGGCTCGGATGCGCCCGAGACGGCCGCCGAAGAGATCGCCTTCTTCTTCGACGAGAATGAAATCGTCGGCTGA